A region from the Paludicola sp. MB14-C6 genome encodes:
- a CDS encoding aminopeptidase — MSFQDKLQKYAELVARLGVNIQKDQELVIRAPIECAEFARAVAESAYKLGAKEVIVHYKDEKLMRMKYLNAPLEVFESYPDWVGESENYYAKRGAAFVMIAATDPEIFKGVDSAKLAASTKAGHIALKPFNDLRDLNKICWNIVSVPTPAWAKKVFPDCDEQTAVEKLWEAIFKAVRIDQPNPVQAWEDHKRTLFTKSQYLNEKQFASLHFKNSLGTDITVGMPENYIFEGGGDITSDGVYYFPNMPTEEVFSMPHKDKVNGTVVSSMPLNYQGTLISEFSLTFKDGVVVDYSAKEGYEALKRLLDTDEGAKMLGEVALVPYKSPISDMGILFYNTLFDENASCHFALGSAYPSCIKDGVGLSKEDLKKRGGNDSITHVDFMFGTSDMKIVATEKDGNEVTIFENGNWAI; from the coding sequence ATGAGTTTTCAAGATAAACTACAAAAATACGCTGAACTTGTGGCGCGATTAGGCGTTAACATTCAAAAAGATCAAGAACTAGTAATTCGTGCACCAATCGAGTGTGCAGAATTTGCACGAGCTGTGGCTGAGAGTGCATATAAATTAGGTGCAAAAGAAGTAATCGTGCATTACAAAGATGAAAAGCTAATGCGAATGAAATATTTAAATGCACCATTAGAAGTATTTGAAAGCTATCCTGATTGGGTGGGCGAATCTGAGAATTATTATGCAAAACGTGGAGCAGCATTTGTAATGATTGCTGCAACCGATCCTGAAATATTTAAGGGTGTAGATTCAGCTAAATTGGCTGCTAGTACAAAAGCCGGTCATATAGCATTAAAACCATTTAACGATTTAAGAGATTTAAATAAAATTTGTTGGAATATTGTTTCTGTTCCAACTCCTGCATGGGCAAAGAAAGTATTCCCTGATTGTGATGAACAAACAGCGGTTGAAAAACTATGGGAAGCAATCTTCAAAGCAGTTCGTATTGACCAACCAAACCCAGTGCAAGCTTGGGAAGATCATAAACGTACCTTGTTTACAAAATCTCAATACTTAAATGAAAAGCAATTTGCATCTTTGCATTTTAAAAACAGCTTAGGTACTGATATTACAGTTGGTATGCCTGAAAATTATATCTTTGAGGGCGGCGGAGATATTACATCTGATGGGGTTTACTATTTCCCGAATATGCCAACTGAAGAAGTGTTCTCAATGCCACACAAAGATAAAGTAAATGGTACGGTTGTAAGCTCAATGCCATTAAACTATCAAGGTACATTGATTTCTGAGTTTAGCTTAACTTTTAAAGATGGTGTTGTGGTAGATTACTCTGCAAAAGAGGGCTATGAAGCATTGAAACGTTTATTGGATACAGATGAAGGCGCAAAAATGCTTGGTGAAGTTGCATTAGTACCATATAAATCTCCGATTTCTGATATGGGTATTTTATTCTACAATACATTGTTTGATGAAAATGCATCTTGTCACTTTGCTTTAGGTAGTGCATATCCTTCTTGTATTAAAGATGGTGTTGGATTATCCAAAGAGGACTTGAAAAAACGTGGTGGTAATGATTCCATTACCCATGTTGATTTCATGTTTGGTACATCTGATATGAAAATTGTTGCAACTGAAAAAGACGGTAACGAAGTTACGATCTTTGAAAATGGCAACTGGGCAATCTAA
- a CDS encoding GNAT family N-acetyltransferase, giving the protein MKIIETNILDAMQIHDITILIKDCFAYDGLQNEAFLSNEINFNQNLACFYLGYEDSKLVAFLTTFMPQSHEAEIIAYTHPAYRRQGRFNQLYQTAVSVLLPAGITQVLFVVEPVSKTGEQVLQKKEGITFERSEYRMQHTDKTKIPSHSNLLLMNVSTMNQEECIKLTREIFDMSEEENQNFIQNAMDSKDRAIYLTYYKNEPMGTFNIHYEANHAFLYGLGIKPCMQGKGFGKQLLGLALETAYQKKKRVVLDVDSNNPPAYELYRKSGFVTSFQVDYYCLNLEQKYNNSH; this is encoded by the coding sequence ATGAAGATAATTGAAACTAATATTTTAGATGCAATGCAGATTCATGATATAACGATTCTAATTAAAGACTGCTTTGCCTATGATGGATTGCAAAACGAAGCATTTTTATCTAATGAAATTAACTTTAATCAAAATTTAGCTTGTTTTTATTTAGGCTATGAAGACTCAAAGTTGGTAGCATTTTTAACAACGTTTATGCCTCAGAGCCATGAAGCGGAGATTATTGCTTATACTCACCCTGCATATCGAAGACAAGGACGTTTTAATCAGCTTTATCAGACAGCTGTAAGCGTGTTACTACCGGCGGGCATTACGCAAGTATTGTTTGTTGTTGAACCAGTTAGTAAAACGGGTGAGCAGGTGTTACAAAAGAAAGAAGGAATTACTTTTGAACGTTCAGAATATCGAATGCAACATACCGATAAAACAAAGATTCCTTCTCATAGTAATTTATTGCTTATGAATGTTTCCACAATGAATCAAGAGGAATGTATAAAACTAACAAGAGAAATTTTTGATATGTCGGAAGAAGAAAACCAAAATTTCATTCAAAATGCAATGGATTCAAAGGATAGGGCTATCTATCTTACATATTATAAAAATGAGCCTATGGGAACATTTAATATACATTATGAAGCCAATCACGCTTTCCTTTATGGGTTAGGTATTAAACCTTGTATGCAAGGAAAGGGATTTGGAAAACAATTATTAGGTCTTGCCTTGGAAACAGCATATCAAAAGAAAAAACGTGTGGTTTTAGATGTGGATTCCAATAATCCACCAGCTTATGAATTATATCGTAAAAGTGGATTTGTAACTTCTTTTCAAGTAGACTATTATTGCTTGAATTTAGAGCAAAAATACAATAATTCACACTAA
- a CDS encoding ABC transporter permease, with protein sequence MQVYSLFFKILKKNALGPIIMFVVIFASLTVMFSQIGTTPKDSFELTKCRVAVVNRDGGELSKELTEFIGDKAKLKTLKDDEQTYKDSLFFREVDYIAIIPKGFTEAFQKGTPLKIESMQIPDGTNAMLVHNLIDSYLNTAKIYQNGTGEIDYQAIQDDLAISTKVNMVATDKEDVDEKSSANFYMNYFSYPMLSIMILAIPMIMLSINELNVKRRCIASPQKQSSFTIKMLSANMLLMLAVYIVFIMIALIMYTDDVFSIKGLYWILNTFSFSVFSLCFGFFVANMITSKAAIWPIANCAALGLGFLGGAFVPQELLNKSLLKFGVINPVFWFIKANNTIDSLVTFNMGTLSPVLLSFGIQLGFALAFAAMTLVAIKYKRRSN encoded by the coding sequence ATGCAAGTTTATAGTTTGTTTTTCAAAATTCTAAAAAAGAATGCATTAGGTCCTATCATCATGTTTGTTGTTATTTTTGCTTCGCTAACCGTTATGTTCAGCCAGATTGGAACTACTCCGAAAGACAGCTTTGAATTAACAAAGTGTAGGGTCGCTGTAGTCAATCGTGATGGCGGGGAATTGTCAAAGGAGCTTACTGAATTTATTGGTGATAAAGCAAAATTAAAAACACTAAAAGACGATGAACAAACTTATAAAGATTCATTATTCTTCCGTGAAGTAGATTATATTGCAATTATTCCAAAAGGATTTACAGAAGCTTTTCAAAAAGGAACACCACTTAAAATTGAGTCAATGCAAATTCCTGATGGAACAAATGCCATGCTGGTTCATAACTTAATTGATAGCTATCTAAATACAGCAAAGATATATCAAAACGGAACAGGTGAGATTGACTATCAAGCCATACAAGATGATTTAGCAATATCAACAAAGGTGAATATGGTTGCAACTGATAAAGAGGATGTTGATGAAAAATCCAGTGCGAATTTCTATATGAATTATTTTTCCTATCCTATGCTTTCCATTATGATACTTGCTATTCCAATGATTATGTTGAGTATCAATGAATTAAACGTAAAACGTCGCTGTATTGCTTCTCCACAAAAACAGTCATCCTTTACAATTAAAATGTTGTCAGCAAATATGCTGTTAATGTTAGCAGTGTATATTGTGTTTATCATGATTGCACTCATTATGTATACCGATGATGTGTTTAGTATAAAAGGTCTTTATTGGATTTTGAATACATTCAGCTTCTCAGTATTTTCATTGTGCTTTGGGTTTTTTGTAGCAAATATGATAACTTCCAAAGCTGCTATATGGCCAATTGCAAACTGTGCAGCTTTAGGTTTAGGTTTCTTGGGTGGTGCATTTGTTCCACAAGAATTGTTAAATAAATCATTGCTTAAATTTGGTGTAATCAATCCTGTATTTTGGTTTATTAAAGCCAATAATACGATAGATTCACTAGTCACATTTAATATGGGAACTTTGAGTCCTGTATTACTAAGCTTTGGTATTCAACTGGGCTTTGCACTTGCCTTTGCAGCAATGACACTTGTAGCTATTAAATATAAAAGAAGAAGCAACTAA
- a CDS encoding ABC transporter permease has translation MFFHIFKYRLLMMLRDKQNLFWLILFPIIMSTFFYMAFTNVLAGETFQKINVAIVNETDNQDFVKMLKETDLCNITSTNQEAATKMLNEGKVSGVIDVKGNMQLAVTQNGINQSILKNVLDAYNQVTATINGVIEKNPEVLKTNFLKEINVREPYTQNKPIGTATNTTVIFFYALIAMSSLMGGTQAIVDIEMLQADQTATAARVNVAPTHKLKALTSSLSCTVLFHFAFVLLSLVFMKFVLGLDFGKGMGYIILLVFVGCFTGVMLGAMMSVFIKKTGFKVGVIVSFTMLGSFLAGMMAVNIKYWVQQTMPILSYINPLNLVTDGLYSLYYYGINERYFINLAILVVFGVLGCGVTYFKVRRQKYASL, from the coding sequence ATGTTTTTTCATATATTCAAATATCGCTTGCTTATGATGCTGCGTGATAAACAAAATTTGTTTTGGCTTATTTTGTTTCCAATTATAATGTCCACCTTTTTCTATATGGCATTCACAAACGTCTTAGCCGGCGAGACATTCCAAAAAATCAATGTAGCAATTGTGAATGAAACGGATAATCAAGACTTTGTCAAAATGCTAAAGGAAACTGATTTATGTAATATTACATCAACCAATCAAGAAGCAGCAACAAAAATGCTGAACGAAGGAAAAGTAAGCGGTGTAATTGATGTAAAAGGAAATATGCAGTTAGCCGTTACCCAAAATGGTATCAATCAAAGCATTTTAAAAAATGTGTTGGACGCTTATAATCAGGTGACAGCAACTATAAATGGTGTAATTGAAAAAAATCCGGAAGTATTGAAAACAAATTTCTTAAAAGAAATCAATGTAAGAGAACCATATACACAAAATAAGCCGATTGGCACAGCAACGAATACAACGGTAATCTTTTTCTATGCGTTAATAGCAATGTCCAGCTTAATGGGCGGTACACAAGCAATTGTCGATATTGAGATGCTTCAAGCTGATCAAACCGCAACAGCTGCAAGAGTCAATGTAGCACCAACCCATAAGCTAAAAGCACTTACCTCTTCTTTAAGCTGCACCGTTCTATTCCATTTTGCGTTTGTATTATTGTCACTAGTCTTTATGAAATTTGTATTGGGATTAGATTTTGGTAAAGGAATGGGTTATATTATATTGCTTGTGTTTGTAGGTTGCTTCACAGGGGTAATGTTAGGTGCTATGATGAGCGTATTTATTAAAAAGACAGGATTTAAAGTAGGTGTAATCGTTAGCTTTACAATGTTAGGCTCTTTCTTAGCAGGTATGATGGCAGTGAATATCAAATATTGGGTACAGCAAACCATGCCGATTCTTTCCTACATTAACCCATTAAACTTAGTTACAGACGGTTTGTATTCACTTTATTATTATGGCATCAACGAAAGATACTTTATCAACCTAGCAATTCTTGTTGTATTTGGTGTATTGGGTTGTGGCGTCACATACTTTAAGGTAAGGAGGCAGAAATATGCAAGTTTATAG
- a CDS encoding ABC transporter ATP-binding protein: MIVEITNLVKRYGDLIALDHLNLSIEEGEIFGLLGPNGSGKTTAINCILSLLKYDKGDIQVFGKEMTPTAYASKRDIGIVMQNVAVFNELTVYENIDYFCGFYITDKAKRKELVEEAIEFVGLQEFRKFYPKKLSGGLLRRLNIACGIAHKPKLIILDEPTVAVDPQSRNNILEGIKKLNEQGATIIYTSHYMEEVEQICTRIAILDNGKVIALGTKEELKAMIATGEKIVLEAFNVKEETINRLKQLPNIMSVDYADDKLTISAKSGKSSIAMILAFVEEQKITYGKVYSELPTLNDVFLEITGKALRD, encoded by the coding sequence ATGATAGTTGAAATTACAAATTTAGTAAAACGATATGGCGACTTAATCGCACTTGATCATCTGAATCTCTCAATTGAAGAAGGCGAAATTTTTGGATTGTTAGGGCCAAATGGTTCAGGAAAAACAACTGCAATTAACTGCATTTTATCTTTGCTCAAATATGATAAGGGCGATATACAAGTATTCGGAAAAGAAATGACTCCAACCGCATATGCAAGCAAACGAGATATTGGAATTGTAATGCAAAACGTAGCAGTATTCAACGAATTAACGGTTTACGAAAACATTGATTATTTTTGCGGCTTTTATATTACCGATAAAGCAAAACGAAAAGAATTGGTCGAAGAAGCAATTGAGTTTGTGGGCTTACAGGAATTTAGAAAATTCTATCCGAAAAAGTTAAGCGGCGGTTTATTAAGAAGATTAAATATCGCTTGTGGTATCGCACATAAACCAAAATTGATTATATTAGATGAGCCAACCGTAGCGGTAGATCCACAAAGCAGAAACAATATTCTTGAAGGAATCAAGAAGCTAAATGAACAAGGGGCAACAATTATTTATACCTCACATTACATGGAAGAAGTAGAGCAAATTTGTACACGTATTGCAATCCTTGATAATGGTAAGGTGATTGCACTCGGAACAAAAGAAGAGCTGAAAGCAATGATTGCAACGGGTGAGAAAATTGTTTTAGAAGCGTTCAATGTTAAAGAGGAAACAATCAACCGATTAAAACAGCTTCCAAACATTATGTCAGTTGATTATGCAGATGATAAACTTACAATCAGCGCTAAGAGTGGAAAGAGCAGTATTGCTATGATTCTAGCATTCGTCGAAGAGCAAAAGATAACATATGGTAAGGTGTATTCTGAATTACCAACTTTAAATGATGTGTTCTTGGAAATCACGGGTAAAGCATTACGAGATTAG
- a CDS encoding sensor histidine kinase, with protein sequence MNSIIDRIILLIFATLTCFLCADPNIGIIPLLVVISITSINEFFANQKLALTLFFGYLILCFFIPSFIIFSPVLLYDLFHTRFQLFGFFAFLPLFVHFSVFSISEVAILLCIACCALWLRKKTIQHATLQQQFITQRDTLTELSITLEQKVAELMQKQDDDVTLATLNERTRIAREIHDNVGHLLSSSILQLGALMAITKDESTKQNLSILKDTLSTGMDSIRSSVHNLQDNAVDLYSQVNRIVKEFTFCKAELNYDMTETIPIQSRYAVIAIVKEALANVIKHSNATHVTISLYEHPKLYQLIISDNGTKKSANSCYGMGLDNMKQRVAGLNGIINISDTNGFRIFISFPKETKH encoded by the coding sequence ATGAACAGTATTATTGACCGAATTATTTTACTGATATTTGCCACTCTTACTTGCTTTTTGTGTGCTGACCCAAACATTGGAATTATTCCTCTGTTGGTTGTCATTTCAATTACCAGTATCAACGAATTTTTTGCTAATCAGAAGCTTGCATTGACACTATTTTTCGGTTATTTGATTTTATGTTTTTTTATACCGTCCTTTATCATTTTTTCTCCTGTACTGCTTTATGACTTATTCCACACGCGCTTTCAGCTTTTCGGCTTTTTTGCGTTTCTACCTTTATTTGTCCATTTTTCTGTATTCTCAATTTCTGAAGTTGCAATTTTATTATGCATTGCTTGCTGTGCATTATGGCTACGAAAAAAGACCATTCAACATGCCACCTTACAACAACAATTTATTACTCAAAGAGATACACTAACCGAACTATCTATTACACTAGAGCAAAAAGTTGCCGAGTTAATGCAAAAGCAAGATGATGATGTTACTCTTGCAACACTGAATGAGAGAACACGCATAGCAAGAGAAATTCATGATAATGTTGGTCATTTACTATCCAGCTCAATTTTACAACTTGGTGCGCTAATGGCAATTACAAAAGATGAATCCACAAAGCAAAACCTTTCTATTTTAAAAGATACGCTTTCTACAGGTATGGATTCTATTCGTTCCAGCGTGCATAATTTACAAGATAATGCAGTAGATTTATATAGCCAAGTCAATCGTATTGTTAAAGAATTTACGTTTTGTAAAGCTGAGCTTAACTATGACATGACTGAAACGATCCCAATTCAATCACGCTATGCTGTAATTGCAATTGTAAAAGAAGCACTTGCTAACGTTATCAAACATTCCAATGCAACACACGTAACGATTTCTTTATATGAACATCCAAAGCTGTATCAGTTAATCATAAGCGATAATGGTACCAAAAAAAGCGCAAATAGTTGTTATGGTATGGGGCTTGATAATATGAAACAGCGTGTTGCCGGATTAAATGGTATCATCAATATATCAGATACAAACGGTTTCCGAATTTTTATCTCTTTTCCAAAGGAAACAAAACACTAA
- a CDS encoding response regulator: MRIIIVDDDKLVAMSLKTIISATSEIEVVAIGANAREAVSLYREHQPDIMLMDIRMGEQTGLDAGKEILQKYPSAKILYLTTFADDEYIITALKIGAKGYILKQNYESIIPALHAVSMGQTVFGEEIVTKLPNILSNTSEKKNVEQYGLLPKEIEIIELVAQGLSNKEISSQLFLSEGTVRNYMSTILEKLELRDRTQLAIFYFNKMQ, translated from the coding sequence ATGAGAATTATAATTGTAGATGATGATAAGCTGGTTGCAATGTCTTTGAAAACCATTATTTCAGCTACAAGCGAAATTGAAGTGGTCGCCATTGGTGCGAATGCTCGAGAGGCTGTTTCGCTTTATCGAGAGCATCAGCCGGACATTATGCTAATGGATATTCGTATGGGTGAACAAACAGGTCTTGATGCGGGAAAAGAAATACTCCAAAAATATCCATCTGCAAAAATTTTATATCTAACTACATTTGCAGATGACGAATATATTATTACAGCATTAAAAATTGGTGCAAAAGGCTATATATTAAAGCAGAATTATGAAAGTATTATTCCTGCACTGCATGCAGTATCTATGGGGCAAACCGTTTTTGGTGAAGAGATTGTTACCAAGCTGCCGAATATATTAAGCAATACCAGTGAAAAGAAAAATGTTGAGCAATATGGGCTATTACCAAAGGAAATAGAAATTATAGAGTTAGTTGCGCAAGGATTATCCAACAAAGAAATATCCTCTCAGCTTTTTTTAAGCGAGGGTACTGTACGCAATTATATGAGTACAATTTTAGAAAAGCTTGAGCTTCGTGACAGAACGCAATTAGCAATTTTCTACTTTAATAAAATGCAATAA
- a CDS encoding GNAT family N-acetyltransferase, which translates to MNTILEKIRTALPNFLVKQIQQQNYNEVLGLAQSNKKYYEYELGRDVTYDDVVNGILECPPMIPKEQKFFIGLYQENQLIAIMDFLLGYPNESTVWIGLFMLDNSLQQSGIGTKVITAFKQVVKDSGYLFIQLGCLVENKDGYSFWTKNNFVEVCRVVTKEQGRKDWNIIVMEAKL; encoded by the coding sequence ATGAATACAATATTAGAAAAAATACGTACTGCTTTACCGAATTTTTTGGTGAAACAAATACAACAGCAAAATTACAATGAGGTATTAGGGCTAGCACAAAGCAATAAAAAATACTATGAGTATGAATTAGGCAGAGATGTAACCTATGATGATGTTGTAAATGGCATATTAGAATGTCCACCGATGATTCCTAAAGAGCAAAAATTTTTCATAGGATTATATCAAGAAAATCAGCTTATCGCGATTATGGATTTTTTGCTTGGATATCCAAATGAATCTACAGTATGGATCGGTTTATTTATGCTGGATAATAGTCTTCAACAGTCAGGAATAGGTACAAAGGTGATAACAGCCTTTAAACAAGTAGTTAAAGATAGTGGTTATTTGTTCATTCAACTTGGTTGTTTGGTTGAAAATAAAGATGGATATAGCTTTTGGACGAAGAATAATTTTGTTGAAGTTTGCAGAGTTGTTACAAAGGAACAAGGTCGAAAAGACTGGAATATTATTGTGATGGAAGCTAAACTGTAA
- a CDS encoding CPBP family intramembrane glutamic endopeptidase, whose protein sequence is MEQQSQEYQQYATIDPTLYQQNYYGLDPKEEYKRDLKKTAGKSSMLLLILGLGGNILAFILLFFYIFLSVAIKMANGASLDTFDFMKAVDPQNGMFVFIASLLPIIIIDIVVIVIAKFVYKIKLKSFFRKSETGILRNAAGVITCLAAGGVGSLIATLYLMLFEKLGIPIPAPDFSLPKDQPIWAVLMLTYVCVVGPIFEEIIFRGFLLKSLQKYGSMFAIILTSILFSLFHGNLVQFIPPFLMGIVLGILTVKANTIIPAIVAHIINNSISMLLGYLFPEGSKYSGFVDYIYIVVGVLIIVVATILYWKKFKEISKGDETYMKTGAKIGTAFTSGWSIGYLIFYGILIVGMILMQLIATSLH, encoded by the coding sequence ATGGAACAACAAAGCCAAGAATACCAACAATATGCGACAATTGACCCGACGTTGTATCAACAAAACTATTATGGATTGGATCCAAAAGAAGAATACAAGCGTGATTTGAAAAAAACAGCAGGAAAATCTTCAATGCTATTACTTATATTAGGACTGGGCGGAAATATTCTTGCATTCATATTATTATTTTTCTATATTTTTTTATCTGTTGCTATTAAAATGGCGAATGGTGCATCTCTTGATACATTTGATTTTATGAAAGCGGTTGACCCCCAAAATGGAATGTTTGTATTTATAGCTTCACTTCTTCCGATAATCATAATAGACATTGTTGTTATCGTTATTGCAAAATTCGTATATAAAATCAAGCTAAAAAGTTTTTTTCGTAAATCTGAAACAGGCATTTTAAGAAATGCCGCAGGCGTTATTACCTGCCTTGCCGCAGGAGGAGTGGGCAGCCTGATTGCGACTTTATATCTGATGTTATTTGAAAAGCTGGGAATCCCAATTCCTGCACCTGATTTTTCATTACCGAAAGATCAGCCAATTTGGGCTGTGTTAATGCTTACATATGTATGCGTGGTTGGCCCAATCTTTGAAGAAATCATATTTAGAGGCTTTCTATTAAAGTCTTTGCAGAAATATGGTTCTATGTTTGCAATTATATTGACTTCAATTTTATTTTCATTATTTCATGGGAATTTGGTTCAGTTTATACCACCATTTTTAATGGGAATTGTTCTTGGTATCTTAACGGTGAAAGCAAATACCATTATACCTGCCATAGTTGCACATATTATAAATAACAGTATATCTATGCTACTGGGTTACCTGTTTCCAGAGGGCTCAAAATACTCTGGTTTTGTAGATTATATTTATATAGTAGTGGGCGTATTGATTATAGTGGTTGCAACAATTTTATATTGGAAGAAGTTTAAAGAGATTTCAAAAGGTGATGAAACCTATATGAAAACTGGAGCGAAGATTGGTACAGCATTCACTTCGGGCTGGTCAATCGGTTATCTGATTTTCTATGGAATTTTGATAGTAGGTATGATTTTAATGCAATTGATAGCAACATCATTACATTGA